One region of Brassica napus cultivar Da-Ae chromosome A10, Da-Ae, whole genome shotgun sequence genomic DNA includes:
- the LOC106372500 gene encoding transcriptional activator DEMETER, with protein sequence MNSRGDLGDGYVPVPVENQFMGSWTPITPRKPMQGGSSGVVVDGGGQDRNYYTGEREDPLGRSNVASNSQGGCSNVFELDDLLDTDQMPMSFTSLLSGGDHLFQAPQCGTPVSSRPLYNLNSPPTSEAVEYICGGSVQPVPSTPSLSRTGRDNGFLETMITRTTGQTSDNGMQSVVASSVVNSTEVAEQKDGSRQNDLGFDLNQTPQQKPSKKKKKFMPKVYVEGKPIRKPRKPATQEAVKPKATGGGKRKKAQKTNLKESAANKPAIGGVMSNTSLEVTGKSCRKALSFDLEKTGDVGLDDSGSEIFQNTSGSNSFTETRDAAGGTSGSWLDSVTQVDQTNGLVAANQPLEASTVVTLPRGSEVNHSRMLARDQQPELFTGNQQRQFPMENQQRQWPMENQQRQSPMENQQAWLHMKNQLCGFPVGNQQPRLAMGNQQPMYLMGTQRSALASGIQQPGGLQGNNQPMFLNQQSQQTYLPAENHQYGSPSGMQQHVMSTRGQQHGMLLDNQRSHQQPGSSVRGQQTCSPAGNQQYGSASGMQQHVMSTRGQQHELLLDNQRSHQQPGSSMRGQQTFLPAGNQQHGSPSGMQQYMSTRGQQHALLLDNQRSHQQPGSSMRGQQTCLPAGNQQYGSPSGMQQHVMSTREQQHGMLLDNQRSQLLMRNQQPGSSMRGQQTCLLAGNQQYGSLSAMQQPVMSPRQQQHGMLLENQESQFLMSNQQPGSSMRGQQPCVPLMNRQLGTPKGFTHLNQMVAANMSSSGHRPHPHSQTPATNLYMESVSRTLNGSAGTYQRSSIAGYGSSQQDIYQGNERIPSHERSNAEYFDLRKKAPSQNSALPTPDNAKDVEARGLKRQHDRAMGHMQNTVAHWPLLQQIAQSQDVERQNISTSAKHVDAAKKMRIQKPVQEKVHGVAPEVIDIEDYPTDGARKDKSGVPKTPAKKGPRGRKKAVPPPAHASGSCLAQNSADTEKGIVPETPARKGPRGRKKIVPPPPNASEIQVYQPTPAKKPSSRSKAKEKGMKSKQDSGKARGQSGELLREDCIAEIIYRLQNLYIGDESRKQEQNALVPYKGDGAVVPYEAKTKKPRPKVDLDDETTRIWNLLMGKEGKEGEEEMNKKKEKWWEEERNVFRGRADSFIARMHLVQGDRRFSPWKGSVVDSVIGVFLTQNVTDHLSSSAFMSLAARFPPKPSSKPEDERNIRSVVVEDPEGCILNLNDIPPWQEKVQTSSDTQVSGVDSGSKEQQRSCSNSGIERFSFLENSSQNLEEEVLSSQDSFDPASWTSQSSGRVGSSSGSKSDAEFSTTRSETKAASGSAQSVQIGSPNLSVERSLLHQESGDVQIQETSNVAQKKPDMTADLVDIEDCGMNFVPINFTMAREKKGTQAAGKKPTSQWDSLRREVLERKGKKERSKESMDSIDYEAIRRASVYEISDAIKERGMNYMLAVRIKDFLERIVKDHGSVDLEWLRDVHPDKAKDYLLSIRGLGLKSVECIRLLTLHNMAFPVDTNVGRIAVRLGWVPLQPLPESLQLHLLELYPVLESIQKYLWPRLCKLDQPTLYELHYQLITFGKVFCTKSRPNCNACPMRGECRHFASAYASARLALPATEERGLTTATIPVPPQPFPPASIPMMELPPPLETFLTREVPSNGGSSEPIIEEPATPEQEVTEITESDIEYAYYNEDPDEIPTIELNISQFGETLKEHMKNNMELQEGDMSKALVALDPSRTSIPTPKLKNISRLRTEHQVYELWDSHPLLAGMDKREPDDPSPYLLAIWSPGETADSPGQKCGGKASGKLCFEEACSECNGVREANSQTVRGTLLIPCRTAMRGSFPLNGTYFQVNEVFADHESSLKPIDVPRDWIWDLPRRTVYFGTSVTSIFKGMSTEQIQYSFWRGFVCVRGFEPKTRAPRPLMARLHFQKNKVKKNKT encoded by the exons ATGAACTCCAGAGGTGATCTTGGGGATGGCTATGTCCCAGTCCCTGTGGAGAATCAATTCATGGGCTCTTGGACTCCGATCACACCCAGGAAGCCCATGCAAGGTGGATCAAGCGGTGTGGTTGTAGATGGTGGGGGGCAAGATCGTAATTACTACACAGGGGAGAGAGAGGATCCTTTGGGAAGGAGCAATGTTGCTTCTAATTCTCAAGGTGGATGTAGTAATGTGTTTGAACTGGACGACTTGTTGGATACTGATCAGATGCCTATGTCGTTCACAAGCCTGTTGAGTGGTGGAGATCATTTGTTCCAGGCTCCTCAAT GTGGAACTCCAGTGAGTAGCAGGCCTCTTTACAATTTGAATTCTCCACCTACAAGTGAAGCTGTTGAGTACATCTGTGGAGGTTCTGTTCAGCCTGTGCCTTCAACGCCTAGTCTGAGCAGAACAGGTCGAGATAATGGATTCCTGGAAACGATGATAACGAGAACCACAGGGCAGACATCTGACAACGGCATGCAGAGCGTTGTGGCCTCGTCTGTTGTTAACTCGACGGAAGTTGCTGAACAGAAGGATGGCAGCAGACAAAAcgatctggggtttgatcttaaCCAGACACCTCAGCAGAAACCttccaaaaagaagaagaagttcatGCCTAAGGTGTATGTGGAAGGCAAACCTATAAGGAAGCCACGCAAACCTGCAACTCAGGAAGCTGTGAAACCTAAAGCAACCGGGGGTGGCAAAAGGAAGAAAGCTCAGAAGACAAACTTGAAAGAATCAGCAGCTAACAAGCCAGCCATCGGTGGAGTTATGAGCAACACAAGCCTTGAAGTTACAGGCAAAAGTTGCAGAAAGGCTTTAAGTTTTGACTTGGAGAAAACTGGAGATGTGGGGCTAGATGACTCCGGGTCTGAAATTTTCCAGAACACTAGTGGTTCAAACTCATTTACTGAGACCAGAGATGCCGCTGGTGGAACAAGTGGTAGCTGGCTGGATTCAGTAACACAAGTAGACCAGACCAATGGATTGGTTGCTGCGAACCAGCCACTTGAAGCGTCAACAGTCGTGACACTACCCAGAGGATCAGAAGTAAACCATTCTCGAATGCTGGCCAGAGACCAACAACCTGAATTATTCACTGGAAACCAGCAACGCCAGTTCCCAATGGAAAACCAGCAACGCCAGTGGCCAATGGAAAACCAGCAACGCCAGTCGCCGATGGAAAACCAGCAAGCTTGGCTTCACATGAAAAACCAACTTTGTGGCTTTCCAGTCGGTAACCAGCAGCCTCGCTTGGCCATGGGTAACCAACAACCTATGTATCTGATGGGAACCCAACGATCTGCATTGGCAAGTGGAATCCAACAACCAGGAGGTCTCCAAGGGAACAACCAGCCTATGTTTTTGAATCAGCAATCACAGCAGACTTACTTACCTGCTGAAAATCACCAATATGGATCACCGTCAGGCATGCAGCAGCATGTTATGTCAACCAGGGGGCAACAACATGGAATGCTGCTGGATAACCAGAGATCTCACCAGCAACCTGGTTCATCAGTGAGAGGCCAGCAGACTTGCTCACCTGCTGGAAATCAACAATATGGATCAGCGTCAGGCATGCAGCAGCATGTTATGTCAACCAGGGGGCAACAACATGAGCTGCTGCTGGATAACCAGAGATCTCACCAGCAACCTGGTTCATCAATGAGAGGCCAGCAGACTTTCTTACCTGCTGGAAATCAACAACATGGATCACCGTCAGGCATGCAGCAGTATATGTCAACCAGGGGGCAGCAACATGCGCTGCTGCTGGATAACCAGCGATCTCACCAGCAACCTGGTTCATCAATGAGAGGCCAACAGACTTGCTTACCTGCTGGAAATCAACAATATGGATCACCGTCAGGCATGCAGCAGCATGTTATGTCAACAAGGGAGCAACAACATGGGATGCTGCTTGATAACCAGAGATCTCAACTTCTGATGAGAAACCAGCAACCTGGTTCATCTATGAGAGGCCAGCAGACTTGCTTACTTGCTGGAAATCAACAATATGGATCACTGTCAGCTATGCAGCAGCCTGTTATGTCGCCCAGGCAGCAACAACATGGGATGCTGCTGGAGAACCAGGAATCTCAATTTCTGATGAGTAACCAGCAACCTGGTTCATCAATGAGGGGCCAGCAGCCTTGCGTACCTTTGATGAACAGGCAACTTGGAACTCCTAAAGGTTTTACTCACTTGAATCAGATGGTAGCTGCCAACATGTCATCGTCTGGGCATCGACCTCATCCTCACTCACAAACTCCAGCAACAAATCTGTATATGGAATCTGTTTCCAGGACTTTGAATGGGTCTGCAGGTACATATCAAAGAAGCAGCATTGCTGGATACGGTTCTTCACAGCAAGATATCTACCAAGGAAATGAGCGCATCCCATCTCATGAGAGATCCAATGCTGAATATTTTGACTTACGCAAGAAAGCCCCATCTCAAAACTCTGCTTTGCCAACTCCAGATAACGCTAAAGATGTCGAAGCAAGGGGTTTGAAGAGACAGCATGATCGCGCAATGGGACATATGCAAAACACAGTAGCTCATTGGCCATTGCTCCAACAAATTGCTCAATCACAAGATGTGGAGAGACAGAACATTAGCACAAGTGCAAAACATGTAGATGCAGCAAAGAAAATGAGAATCCAGAAACCAGTCCAAGAAAAGGTGCATGGCGTGGCTCCTGAGGTAATAGATATTGAGGATTATCCAACTGATGGGGCAAGAAAAGATAAAAGTGGTGTCCCAAAAACTCCCGCAAAAAAGGGTCCTAGAGGGAGAAAGAAAGCAGTACCTCCACCAGCCCATGCCTCAGGTTCCTGTCTAGCTCAAAATTCTGCAGATACTGAGAAAGGTATTGTCCCAGAAACTCCAGCAAGAAAGGGCCCTAGAGGGAGAAAGAAAATAGTACCTCCGCCACCCAATGCCTCAGAGATCCAGGTTTACCAACCTACTCCAGCCAAGAAACCTTCATCAAGAAGCAAGGCTAAAGAGAAAGGGATGAAGTCCAAACAAGATTCAGGAAAAGCAAGAG GTCAATCAGGAGAACTTCTACGTGAAGATTGTATTGCAGAGATAATATACAGGTTGCAGAATCTATATATAGGAGATGAAAGCAGAAAACAAGAGCAAAATGCACTTGTCCCATACAAAGGAGATGGTGCAGTTGTTCCATATGAGGCCAAGACGAAAAAACCAAGGCCTAAAGTTGACCTTGATGATGAAACAACTCGAATATGGAATCTTTTGATGGGGAAAGAAGGAAAAGAGGGTGAAGAAGAGATGaataagaaaaaagagaagtggtgggaagaagagagaaatgttTTCCGAGGGAGGGCTGATTCATTTATTGCCCGTATGCATCTGGTGCAAG GAGATAGACGTTTTTCGCCATGGAAGGGATCGGTGGTTGATTCGGTCATTGGAGTTTTCCTTACTCAGAATGTCACAGATCACCTTTCAAG CTCTGCTTTCATGTCTCTAGCTGCACGATTCCCTCCAAAACCAAGCAGCAAACCAGAAGATGAAAGGAATATTAGAAGCGTAGTTGTTGAAGATCCAGAAGGATGCATTCTCAACTTAAATGACATCCCTCCGTGGCAGGAAAAGGTTCAAACTTCGTCTGATACGCAAGTTTCTGGGGTTGATAGTGGATCAAAAGAGCAGCAAAGGTCCTGTTCAAACTCTGGAATCGAAAGGTTTAGTTTCTTAGAGAACAGTAGTCAGAACTTAGAAGAGGAAGTGTTATCATCACAAGATTCTTTTGATCCCGCGAGTTGGACATCTCAATCTTCAGGGAGAGTTGGATCCTCTTCAGGTTCCAAATCAGACGCAGAGTTTTCTACAACCAGATCTGAAACAAAAGCTGCCAGTGGATCAGCACAATCAGTGCAAATTGGGAGTCCAAACTTGTCTGTTGAAAGATCGCTTCTCCATCAAGAATCTGGTGATGTTCAGATACAAGAAACTTCAAATGTCGCTCAGAAAAAACCTGATATGACGGCAGATTTAGTCGATATAGAAGATTGTGGAATGAACTTCGTACCAATAAATTTCACCATGGCACGTGAGAAGAAAGGAACACAGGCTGCTGGGAAAAAGCCTACAAGCCAATGGGATAGTCTTAGAAGAGAAGTGCTGGAGAGAAAagggaaaaaagaaagaagcaaaGAAAGCATGGACTCTATTGATTATGAAGCCATTAGACGTGCTAGCGTGTATGAGATTTCTGATGCTATTAAAGAAAGAGGAATGAATTACATGCTGGCTGTAAGGATTAAG GATTTCCTTGAAAGGATAGTCAAGGATCACGGTTCTGTTGATCTTGAATGGCTAAGGGATGTGCATCCTGATAAAGCAAA GGACTATCTCTTGAGCATAAGAGGATTGGGTCTGAAAAGTGTAGAATGCATTCGACTCTTGACACTCCACAATATGGCTTTCCCT GTTGACACCAATGTCGGAAGGATAGCAGTTAGGTTGGGATGGGTGCCTCTACAACCTTTACCTGAATCACTTCAACTACACCTTCTGGAGCT ATACCCAGTGCTTGAGTCCATCCAAAAGTATCTATGGCCAAGACTCTGCAAACTCGATCAACCAACACT GTATGAGTTACACTACCAGCTGATTACATTTGGAAAG GTATTTTGCACGAAGAGTAGACCAAATTGTAATGCATGTCCCATGCGAGGAGAGTGCAGGCACTTTGCTAGTGCTTATGCTAG TGCAAGACTTGCGTTGCCAGCAACAGAGGAGAGGGGCTTAACTACTGCAACTATCCCAGTCCCTCCTCAACCCTTTCCTCCTGCATCCATCCCGATGATGGAGCTACCTCCTCCTCTAGAGACTTTTCTAACAAGGGAAGTACCATCGAATGGAGGAAGCTCGGAACCCATAATAGAAGAACCGGCTACGCCCGAGCAAGAAGTCACTGAGATAACAGAGAGTGACATTGAATATGCTTACTACAACGAGGACCCTGACGAGATTCCAACAATTGAACTCAACATTTCGCAATTCGGCGAGACGCTTAAGGAACACATGAAGAATAACATGGAACTCCAAGAAGGTGACATGTCCAAGGCTTTGGTTGCTTTGGATCCATCCAGAACTTCAATTCCAACTCCCAAACTAAAGAACATTAGCCGTCTCAGGACAGAGCACCAAGT GTACGAGCTCTGGGACTCACATCCCCTCCTCGCTGGT ATGGATAAAAGAGAACCAGATGATCCAAGTCCTTATCTCTTAGCTATTTGGTCACCTG GGGAAACGGCGGATTCGCCTGGACAGAAATGTGGAGGGAAAGCGTCTGGCAAATTGTGCTTTGAGGAGGCTTGCTCAGAGTGCAACGGCGTGAGGGAAGCGAATTCACAGACGGTTAGAGGAACTCTTCTG ATACCATGTCGAACTGCCATGAGAGGAAGCTTTCCCCTCAACGGCACATATTTCCAAGTGAACGAG GTATTTGCAGACCATGAATCAAGTCTCAAACCCATAGATGTTCCTAGAGACTGGATATGGGATCTACCGAGAAGAACTGTTTACTTCGGGACATCGGTAACATCAATATTTAAAG GTATGTCGACAGAACAGATTCAGTACAGCTTCTGGAGAG GATTCGTCTGTGTGCGAGGATTCGAACCCAAGACCAGAGCACCTCGCCCGCTGATGGCCAGGTTGCATTTCCAGAAAAACAAAGTGAAGAAGAACAAAACCTGA
- the LOC106372502 gene encoding uncharacterized protein LOC106372502 — protein MVSETWFRNLWKFPKKQHEGHKEKEVLGVLAFEVASLLSKLVHLWQSLSDKNVARLRDEITRSTGIKKLVSEDDDFVVRLIRDEMMESVENVAKAVARLASKCNDPKLKSFESCFGEMMVTGADPYGWQFGWKKMDSKVKRMERFISSNASLYQETEILADLEQSFRRMLTSESATDNLLEWQRKVAWKRHEVKTLQDASLWNRTYDYTVLLLVRSVFTVLTRTKHVFGISYRVEASDVSSADSDFIGRSQSVSTILTQMSHQAESTGPPRFASGPLGRFTGPASGSAATRSTKMGDFLSGSLSTESPKSGPLVAEKNKRFKFYSGQLGKITSKSRPLLGMGKHNKKMGQTQTPERPSVSSAKKQTKSNRLTQVGPFKGCMVSQDAVNPLSTRTQNGARSSSGEHHHHHENLTFPSRPKLSDAAPNTLGAACLALHYANVIIVIERFVASPHLIGDDARDDLYSMLPASVRTSLRERLKPYSKNLSSSTVYDPGLAKDWTDAMAGILEWLGPLAHNMIKWQSERSYEHQSLVSRTHIVLAQTLFFANQQKTETIITELLVGLNYVWRFGRELNAKALQECTTSKTLEKCLDTDKK, from the coding sequence ATGGTTTCTGAGACTTGGTTTCGTAATCTGTGGAAATTCCCAAAGAAGCAACacgaaggccataaagagaagGAGGTGCTCGGAGTATTAGCCTTCGAAGTCGCGAGCTTACTCTCCAAACTCGTTCATCTATGGCAGTCTCTGAGCGACAAGAACGTCGCCAGGCTTAGGGACGAGATAACACGTTCCACTGGTATCAAGAAGCTAGTTTCGGAAGACGACGACTTCGTCGTGAGGCTAATACGCGACGAGATGATGGAGAGCGTCGAGAATGTAGCGAAAGCTGTTGCTAGGCTCGCTAGCAAATGTAACGATCCTAAGCTGAAGAGCTTTGAGAGTTGTTTCGGGGAGATGATGGTGACGGGAGCTGACCCGTACGGGTGGCAGTTTGGGTGGAAGAAGATGGATAGCAAAGTGAAGAGGATGGAGCGTTTTATTTCGTCTAACGCGAGTCTTTACCAGGAGACTGAGATTTTAGCGGATCTTGAACAGAGTTTCAGGAGGATGCTGACTAGCGAATCTGCAACCGATAATCTATTGGAGTGGCAGAGGAAAGTCGCGTGGAAAAGACATGAGGTGAAGACTCTCCAGGACGCGTCGCTTTGGAACCGTACTTATGACTATACGGTTCTTCTCTTGGTTAGATCGGTTTTCACAGTCTTGACTAGGACTAAACATGTTTTTGGGATTAGTTACAGAGTAGAGGCTAGCGATGTTAGCTCTGCGGATTCTGATTTCATTGGTCGTAGCCAATCGGTTTCTACTATTTTGACACAAATGTCTCATCAAGCCGAGAGTACTGGTCCTCCTAGATTTGCTTCTGGTCCTCTTGGGAGATTCACCGGTCCAGCGTCAGGCTCAGCTGCTACGAGGTCAACGAAGATGGGTGACTTCCTCTCAGGTTCTCTCAGCACTGAGTCTCCTAAGTCTGGTCCTCTTGTTGCAGAGAAGAACAAACGTTTTAAGTTTTACTCGGGTCAGCTCGGGAAGATCACCTCCAAGTCAAGACCACTTCTCGGAATGGGCAAACATAACAAGAAGATGGGGCAGACTCAGACTCCTGAAAGGCCTTCAGTTTCCTCAGCCAAAAAGCAAACCAAATCCAACCGGTTAACACAGGTTGGCCCGTTTAAAGGCTGCATGGTGTCTCAAGACGCTGTTAATCCTCTCAGCACTAGGACACAGAACGGAGCTAGGAGTAGTAGTGGtgagcatcatcatcatcatgaaaACTTGACGTTTCCTTCTCGGCCCAAGCTGTCAGACGCTGCTCCTAACACTCTTGGCGCCGCCTGCTTAGCGCTACACTATGCCAACGTCATCATCGTGATAGAGAGATTCGTTGCATCTCCTCACTTGATAGGCGACGATGCGAGAGACGACCTTTACAGCATGTTACCGGCGAGCGTGAGAACGTCGCTGAGAGAGAGGCTAAAGCCCTACTCGAAAAACTTGAGCTCTTCCACGGTATACGATCCAGGACTAGCGAAAGACTGGACAGACGCAATGGCGGGGATCCTGGAATGGCTTGGTCCGTTAGCTCACAACATGATAAAATGGCAGTCGGAGAGGAGTTACGAGCACCAGAGCTTGGTTTCGAGGACGCACATAGTTCTTGCGCAAACCCTTTTCTTTGCGAACCAGCAGAAAACAGAAACCATCATTACTGAGCTTCTCGTTGGGCTTAACTACGTCTGGAGATTTGGGAGAGAACTTAACGCTAAAGCTCTTCAAGAGTGTACCACTAGTAAAACCCTTGAGAAATGTTTGGACACAGACAAGAAGTGA
- the LOC106372501 gene encoding phosphatidylinositol-3-phosphatase myotubularin-2-like translates to MTAPLNSPRRLRSLRYSSEKMEGTGSWDVIEWSKLDPASWSSSFSNLDCLLESERITFECCGVILVNTHEAGTLLLTNFRILFLTEATRKLVPLGTIPLVAIEKFSKMVLKGQSNRHHSDKNPPKRLLQVTGKDMRIIVYGFRPGTKQRRAVVDAILKCSNPERVWDLYAFSCGPSKFGNKNPKERLLNEYFRLLGKSSLKASKNMIEDGSFTLSNDYWRITNLNSNYDLCQTYPFALMVPKSISDEELIQASTFRAKCRLPVISWCHPGSGAVIARSSQPLVGLMMNMRSNFDEKLVASFCIQLAGHEGAQRKLYIADARPRKNALANGAMGGGSESSSNYLQSEIVFFGIDNIHAMRESFSRLRDYLDMHGTTSSDGTSSFLRHGGWTWSGGNLSSMSASVSLLGESGWLSHIQSILAGVAWIAARVAMESASVLVHCSDGWDRTTQLVSLACLLLDPYYRTFAGFQALVEKDWLAFGHPFSDRIGMTNVCGSGNFESPIQTSSARSYPSSPVPQTSGSAAAQPSSSSHGLNNYSPIFLQWVDCVSQLMRMYPCAFEFSPTFLVDFMDCLLSCRFGNFLCNSEKERQECGISEACGCLWAYLTDLRSCSGTSHAHCNPIYDPSRYDGPLLPPAAALAPTLWPQFHLRWACPVEPIAAETEVQCRAMTVKCSEMKKEKEEAERKVDALSSTVESLREELLNERNKSLAARESAKRAIEERAVISRVVQSLGCKVNVAKNGECTVEVGDGPQKCSHSIPTKQSEDSKTDVSESLSSVSEQKVCEALCPLLARGEGTCRWPDAGCCAQIGSQLVGLKANFEAFDKLSIYDSYFTAE, encoded by the exons ATGACGGCGCCGTTAAATTCCCCTAGGCGATTACGATCGCTGCGATATTCGTCGGAGAAGATGGAAGGCACCGGGAGCTGGGACGTGATTGAATGGAGTAAACTCGAT CCAGCTTCTTGGTCAAGCTCTTTTTCAAACTTGGATTGCTTGCTGGAATCTGAGAGGATCACCTTCGAG TGTTGTGGAGTTATCCTTGTTAACACCCACGAGGCGGGGACCCTCTTGCTGACTAACTTCCGTATTCTGTTTCTG ACTGAAGCAACCAGAAAGCTTGTTCCGCTTGGTACTATTCCACTGGTGGCTATCGAGAAGTTTAGCAAAATG GTGCTGAAAGGTCAATCAAACAGACATCACTCCGACAAGAATCCACCAAAACGTCTTTTACAGGTCACTG GCAAAGACATGAGGATAATTGTCTATGGTTTTCGACCTGGAACCAAGCAG AGACGTGCTGTGGTTGATGCAATATTGAAGTGTAGCAACCCAGAGAGAGTGTGGGATCTTTATGCTTTTTCATGTGGGCCTTCCAAATTCGGTAACAAAAACCCAAAGGAAAGATTGCTTAATGAATATTTTCGGCTTCTCGGGAAAAGTTCACTAAAAGCGTCAAAGAATATGATTGAAGATGGTTCATTCACACTGTCCAATGACTATTGGCGGATAACTAACTTGAACTCGAATTATGACTTGTGTCAGACCTATCCGTTTGCTTTGATGGTTCCAAAATCAATTAG TGATGAAGAGCTAATCCAGGCGTCTACTTTCCGGGCAAAATGTCGCTTGCCCGTGATCTCGTGGTGTCATCCGG GAAGTGGAGCTGTGATTGCTCGCTCATCACAACCTTTAGTTGgtctgatgatgaacatgaggaG TAACTTTGATGAGAAACTTGTTGCTTCATTCTGCATTCAGTTGGCTGGTCACGAGGGAGCACAACG CAAGCTTTATATCGCAGATGCAAGACCTAGGAAAAATGCATTAGCAAATGGGGCAATGGGAGGAGGCTCAGAATCATCTTCAAATTATTTGCAATCCGAA ATTGTGTTCTTTGGGATTGACAACATACATGCAATGAGAGAGAGCTTTTCCCGCCTTAGGGATTATTTAGATATGCACGGTACAACATCATCCGATGGGACATCGTCATTCTTG AGACATGGTGGCTGGACTTGGAGTGGAGGTAATCTCAGTAGTATGTCTGCGTCAGTATCCTTACTTGGAGAAAGTGGTTGGTTGAGCCACATCCAGAGCATCTTAGCTGGTGTGGCATGGATTGCTGCACGTGTTGCGATGGAGTCAGCATCAGTTCTTGTGCACTGCAG TGACGGCTGGGACAGAACAACTCAGCTGGTTTCTCTTGCATGCTTACTGCTTGATCCATACTACAGAACATTTGCTGGGTTTCAG GCTCTTGTCGAAAAGGATTGGTTAGCATTCGGTCACCCGTTTTCAGATCGTATAGGAATGACTAACGTTTGTGGATCTGGTAATTTTGAATCACCAATTCAGACTtcttctgccagaagctacCCTTCATCTCCAGTGCCGCAAACTTCAGGATCAGCAGCTGCTCAACCTTCTAGCTCTTCACATGGGCTGAACAATTATTCTCCTATATTTTTGCAG TGGGTTGATTGCGTTTCGCAGCTAATGCGGATGTATCCTTGTGCTTTCGAGTTTTCTCCG acTTTCCTGGTAGATTTCATGGACTGCTTGCTTTCATGTCGTTTTGGGAACTTTTTGTGCAATAG TGAAAAGGAGAGGCAGGAGTGTGGGATTTCTGAAGCCTGTGGATGCCTATGGGCTTACTTGACTGATCTGCGTTCCTGCAGTGGAACTTCTCATGCCCATTGTAATCCAATTTATGATCCTTCGAGATATGATGGCCCGTTATTACCTCCTGCAGCTGCTCTAGCACCGACTCTCTGGCCCCAGTTCCATCTTCGGTGGGCTTGCCCTGTGGAACCGATCGCTGCAGAAACCGAGGTCCAATGTAGAGCCATGACCGTTAAGTGTTCAGAAATGAAGAAG gagaaagaagaagcagaaaggAAGGTGGATGCGTTGTCGTCTACAGTAGAGTCACTGAGAGAAGAGCTGCTTAACGAAAGAAATAAAAGTCTTGCAGCTAGAGAATCAGCAAAGAGAGCTATCGAAGAGCGTGCAGTCATATCACGGGTCGTGCAGTCACTCGGCTGCAAGGTTAATGTCGCAAAGAACGGAGAATGCACAGTTGAAGTAGGAGACGGGCCACAGAAATGTTCTCACTCAATTCCCACAAAACAATCCGAGGACAGTAAAACAGATGTCTCAGAATCTCTCTCATCAGTGAGTGAACAAAAAGTATGTGAAGCATTGTGTCCGTTGCTTGCAAGAGGAGAAGGAACGTGTCGCTGGCCTGACGCGGGTTGCTGTGCTCAGATCGGGAGCCAGTTAGTTGGGCTAAAAGCAAACTTTGAAGCATTTGATAAACTCTCCATCTACGACAGCTATTTCACAGCTGAATGA